The window CAACTGTTTAAGTTCATTATATGTATAACTGGGTTTCCCAGAAAGATAACTTTTTAGCAATCGGTGTACCAGTACATCAGGATAACGTCGTATGGGACTCGTAAAGTGTGCATAATTTTTAAACCCTAAGCCGAAGTGTCCAATATTATCCGGACTGTATTCCGCCTTCGACATAGCACGGAGCATCAGGTCATTGATGGTCATTTCGAGCGATGTATCCTCGATTTGTTCAAGAAGCACATTTATAGCTTTCGAACTTACTGTAGGACTATCAATATGGAAGTTAATTCCAATCGGCTTCACATTTTCTTCGATATTTTTGAGCTTATCCAGATCGGGCTGATCGTGGATACGATATAAAAACGGAAACAGATCTTTCGATTTTTCCTTATTTGATTCCTTGCGTTTATCTTCGATGTATTTTGCCACCGTTCGATTCGCCATCAGCATGCATTCTTCAATGAGACGATGTGCAAACAATCGTTTTTTGAGTTTTACATCAATCGGCTTCCCATTTTCATCCAGTACAAATTTAGGCTCGGGCGTCTCAAAATTGATACTTCCCTCCCGAAAACGCTTATCAAGAAGTACATGAGCTAACTTCGCTGCAGTCTGAATCTGCTGCGAAAACTTATGATTCTTGCCATCAATAATTTCTTGTGCCTCCTCATACGTAAAGCGCCGGTTCGAATGGATCACCGTCTCTTCAATTGAATAGTCTACCAACTTACCGTTGGGAGCAATCTCCATAAAACAGCTAAATGCCAGCTTATCCTCCTTGGGATTAAGGCTACACACATCATTACTGAGCACTTCCGGCAGCATCGGGATTACGCGATCTACCAAATACACGCTTGTTGCACGATTTATCGCCTCTTCATCAAGCACCGTGTTACGAGGCAAGTAATGCGTTACATCCGCAATATGGACGCCCAAATAATAGTTACCGTTATCCAACATTTTAATGCTCAGTCCGTCGTCAAAATCCTTGGCCGTGTCGGGATCAATGGTAAGTACCACCTCGTCCCGCATATCGCGCCGGCGGGTAATTTCTTGCTGGGTAATTTCCCGGTCGATATCATCTGCAAACTCTTGGACTTCATCAGGGAAACCAGCTTTTATCTGGTTTTCAGCCAAAATGGATAGCAGGTTAGCATCGTTCGTTCCTTCTTTACCAAGAACTTCAACAATTTTGGCCTCCGGTAGTGATTTGGGATGCACCCAATCTACCAATTCAAATACCACTTTTTCGCCGGGCTGGGCATCACCGATGTTATTGGGGAGCACAAAAAACTCAATATGAGCCGATTTTTCATCAGGCTCGATAACATAGTTCTGTTTGCCCTGCTTTTTTAGAATACCGACGAAAATATTTCGTCCGCGTTCAACAATATTAACAACTTTTCCTTCCTGGCGACTTTTTCGTCCTTTCTTGCGAAGAAGCTGAACTTCTACGGTGTCATCCTGCAAAGCCGTCCCCAAATGTTTCGAGGGGACACGAATATCTTCATCATATCCATCAGCAATTAGATAACCCGTACCGCGTCGGCTGATATCTATTTTGCCGACTACCGTATTTTTATCGCTCCGATTATTGTCACTTCCATTGGGAGAAAGCTGTATGGCTCCTCCCTTTCTTTTGATGATCAGGTTTCGATCATACAAACTGTTAATAGCATCTTTAAGACGCTGATTATCTTTCTTACCGTTCACTCTCAAAATATTTTGCAGAACTTCGAATGGCAGCTGTGCCTCCGGATTATTCTGCAAGATATCGAGAATAATATCTTCAAATGTTTCTTTCTTACTTTTCTTCATCAATTATATCTAATAAAACGTTATAAAAAATTCGTACTTCTTTAATTCTTCAGTTATTCAACAAAAAATTCTTATTCATTGTTTTCGGAGTTTTTATCGCTCCCAAAAATTCCGCTAAATACAGCTTTAATACGACTGACTAATTCTTGCCAGGTATTAAACTGTACTCTCGACTCAAGCCCTAATCCATCCACATAAGGCGTTACATCTCCTGCCTGTGGGCTGGTTGCCTGCACGCCATTAAGAGCTTGATCCTGTCGGTGGAAAGCTGTCAGTGACAATCCTCTTCTGATTCGGTACGTTGCATTTAAATCTCCAATACGATCTCCGGGATTATTTTGCTCACCGGATCCTGTTATTTGTCCTTCTCTTCGCAAAATCAGTCGGTCATTATAAAGTCGTAAAGCAATACCTAAATCCACCTCGTTATAGGCATTCAAGTTAAAATCAATATCCAATCGGCTTACATCACTATTTAGTAATGTATTTATTTGGTTTGATAATAACGAACTCACCTGATTTGATAGCAGTGGATTTAAATACGTAGAACCACGCGCTAAATTTTGACTAAGTTCAGCCGTTCCACTGCCAATACCTTGTGTGGGGATAAATTGCCCCGTAAACAGAATACTGGTTGCCTGTAATAGCTTCTGCTGCTCATCCCTGTTAATTTGATTAATCGTATATTGCAACGTAGAGTTTGAGGAGAGATCTATTGTGGAAGGAAGCCTAAAATAGTAATTATTTTCGACACTATTAAGTGTACCTGTTATTTCCACGATAAGTTCGATAGGAACCTGTTGGCCGCCATTTTGATTTTGATCACTAAGCCCTCCCTCACTTATCAAGGTAGATACATTGGGGCGGGCATTATAAATAGCGCTGATATTAAGCCGTGCATTATCGGGGGGGCCTTCCCAAACAATGGTTCCCCCTTCCTCGAGCTGAAGTCTGCGACTGATAATTTCCCCGGTTACAAACTGGTAGGTCCCACCATTAATATTGTACTGTCCAAACATCTGTACGTCTTGATCTTGCATAGTAATGCGAAGCTGTCCAGTACCCTGGGCTGTCAACACATCTCCAATTACGGGATCAAAGATAAGATCAACCGTTACATTTTCAGGAGCCTCAAACTGTAAATCCAGATCAAAACGCTCGGTAAATGTCATCTCTTCAAGCGCCTGTTCGAGGGCCTCCTCAGTACGTTGCGATTGATTAGATGTGCTTTCGATAGCAGATTGCGACTTCTTGAAGACTTCGTCGAAAGAGTCTACAAATTGAATAAATTTACCGCTTTCCTGCAGCTCCGTTTCCTCTAACAGGGGAATAGATATATGCGAATTGTTGGTAACCTGTACCGGGTTGGAGGTCCGCATATAGACATCGGTATTAGACCCCGAAAGCCGTACCAATCCTGTGCCTGAAACGTTTCCATAGAAAGGTATATCAGGATCCATATTATTGTTGAGGAACTGAAGCCGGTTCATTTCTAAAGAAAGGTCCAGATACGTGATGGGATCAAAATCATTAAGGTCAACAGTACCCCATACTGTGCCGGTTCCACCCTTGGTATCCATAACATTCAGCGAATCCAGAACTACCCCTTCATCCCTGTTAAACTGCACCGGACCGCTCACAAAATAGTTGGTATTCAAAAACTGGGGACGTACAAAAACATTTTCGGTCTGGAACTGAGAGCCAAAGTCGTAATCCTCTAAGTTACCGGTAATATAGCCCGTTCCTGAAGCTTGCCCCTCCATCTCGGCAAAAACGTTTTCTGCAATTACCGCCAAGAACCAAAGGTCAACCTGATCAAAATCGGCATCAAAATGATATACCGTATCCTGTTGTACATTAGGGTCAGGCGTCACAAAATATCCATCGAGCCTGATATCCTGACCAATACCATCATTGCGCTCCAAATAATCCTCGTATTTCGTACTATCGGTAACAACATCAATCTGGGTATCAAATCGCTGTCTATCCGAATTATATTGACTACTAAAACGAACATCCCCAACCATACGGTTATTCATCTGGAACCGATTAACATTTAAATCGCCCTGTATAGTAGGTTGCTGTGTTAAGGATTTGGTTATTAATTTCCCATTTAAGATACCGGCGAAATCGATCTTGCCTTTGATGAGATCTGATATTCTGCTAAGATTAATATCACGCAGCGTGTAGGTTAACGAATCTGCCCGATCGGGACTGAGACTTCCCTGGAGACGAAAATATTCGTTGTTGTTTTCAAAACTAAATTGATTAAAGTCCACTTCACCGGATCGGTGATAGGTAAATGATGGCACCTGCTCGTTGGTCCAGGCATACGTATTATTGCCTAAATAAAAATCACGGATGGAAACATAAATGGCACTGTCAGCAATACTTGATTCCAGTGTCATATTAAATTCTGCATCATCCGAAATTCGTCCCACCTGTTGGTTAAAATAAACCGAATCTTGCTTAACGGCTAAATCAAGGGAAAGAGAATCGAAATCAACCGATTCTGTTTCCAGCCGTAATACATCCGCTTCCCAATCAAATGTTGAAAATTCTTGCAGTCTACGATCACTCCTTACACTGGCCGTAAACTGGGTAGTGGCATCATTAAAACTAAAACTGTTGTATTGCGCGGTATCGGCGGCCATTTTTGCAGAGAACAACAAACGAGTGCCATCCGTATTAACATTAAATGAAATATCAGAATCGGCATACAAAGATGGGAATTGGGGGAAATATCGATTTATTAATCCCAAATCTTTCGTTTCTATCGTTCCATCAACTACTACATTCTTATTGCCGGGGGGATTAACTGAAAAAGAAGTATCGGCAGGTTCAGTCATCGTAATTTCCGACTTGAACTGCTCTGTAAGATGACGACTCCAAAACCGCACTTGCGCAAGAACATCAGCAGGAGTTACCTCTCCGCTTATATTAAGATCTAATAACGAACTCGTTAACCGGAATTGCCGCGTAGATGCATCTGGAGAATTTAAATCCATATACAGCTGGTGAGCCCGCACCGTATCACCCGCAATAACAGATGGATTAATATCGAGATTAGCCCTTCCCTGGATGCGTTCTGTATTCAGTCCCTGGGTTTCTATATTATAATCAAAATTGAGGCTCGTTTGTGCTATTGTGTTTGCTGGGAAAAAATCAGCCAGATTTATATTAGTGGCATCTCCCCGGACCAATAGCTTAGGATCATCCGGGTTAAAATCGGCCGATATAGAACCTGAAAACTTTTCATTGCCATTACGATAGAAATACTTTTGGTTCCAAACTTTATTGGACAATGTGGAATTAAGCATTAGTTCCTCGAACTGGTGGTCTCCAATCAAACTATTTGTTAACGAGAAACGTAGCTCAGATTCAGCTTTGGCCAGAGTAAACTCCTCTCCTTCAAATTCAGCTTCGCCCGTTAGCGAAGTGGTATCAATACGCCCGGTAAAAAAGGGACTTATATCTACTGAATCTACTGATACAGTGCCCCGGTAACGATAGGGACGCACCAGCTGGGTTTCTCCCTTCAACGCAATATCTCCCAAGGTACTGGATATATCGAAATCAGCATTCACATTTTCTAAACTCCCTTTTGCATGCCCATTAATAGTCAAACTTTGAAGGGCTTCATTATTGGGGATAGCTAATGTATCTAACAATGCAGACAGGTCTTGATTACGTAAATTCAACCCTTCGAAATATAAATCATACGACAACTGCCGAGGAGTTATAACATTTTGCACCAATCCGTTAATATTGACATAACTTTCTCCAATACCCAGCTCTGCCCGGTCAACCCAAAGAGAATCAGCTGATCCCTCGGTGCGAAATTCCAGACTCAGCGGCTCCTTAATATCAGGCACTTTTGCAATAAGATCGCGCAAGTCTCCAAGAAAAACTTCATCCGATTGAATATCCAAATCGTATGACGCCTCCGTTAATTGCCCCGTAATATCAGGCTCAAGAATATTAACGCCATCAATTTCACCATTAAAGATAAGCTGAGAATTACCAAGGGTCAGATAAAATGAATTAAACTCCAAAAACCGCTCATCATTATACAACTGACCGTAAACATTCAGGTTATCGACTTGTAGATTTTCGGGCCGGGCACTAAATGACTCAATATCAAGATACCGCTGATTAGCACTCCAATCCACAAATAATGTCGTATTCAAGTTATTGAGCGAAAAGTTAATAGGCAGATTTCCTATTTGATGCTCTTTCGTTTCTGCTTCCAAATGCACCTCTCCATCCGTTATCTGCACTTGAGGGGCTATAATTTCAACTCGTTCTAATAAATTATTTATCCCCGAAGCCGAACGCTTTTTTGCATTGGGTCTGCGTTCGAGAAATACCAACCGACCGTTCTCATCAGACGTAAGATGAACTTCCGGCTGCTGCATCGAAAATCCCACAATGGTAAGCTTATTTTGCAGCAATCCCCATACATCAACCCGGCTGTCGATCTGATTAATAGCCAGCAATGTGTCTGCATTAACAGTATCCCCTTTCATTAAGCTCACATCATGCAAACTTACCCAGAAAGGAAGAAATCCATCAATACCTCCAATTTCGAGTTCTGTTATATAGGTCTTCTCAATCTCCTGCTCAATCTGATTTGCTAAATAATTCTTCGTTACATCGAGCTGCAACACACCGATAACAATCCCCCCCAACAGTGCTACTAACACAAGCACGGCAAAGATAAATCTCCAAAAATATTTCCAGCTCTTATGTAACCAGCGATAAAACACGTACGCTCAATAATTATTGATTAAACTTTTTCAATGTATAACTCCAACTTTCTTCCAATAGTGCACGTTGCTCACAGCTATAAAGATAAGGGGATCCCCAATCATTCAATAACACTAATCGAATGATATTATTTTTTACTTTTTTGTCGGATTTCATCGCTTCAATTAGTTCTTCGGCATTAGCCGAAAGTGGAGACATCTGCTTTTTATACAACGCCAGGAAAGGAGAAAAACGTGTATCATCCACCGGATGATCTAATTGATCCGAGAAATAGGTAGCAGCAATCATCCCCACAAAAACCGCCTCTCCATGGGTAATGGCACCATACCCGCTGACCTTTTCTAAGGCATGACCAAAAGTGTGACCAAAATTAAGGTAGGCCCTCTTGCCCGCCTCAAGGGTATCTTCTTGTACAATATCAGATTTAATACGGGCACTCTCTTCTATCACATCCGCCCAACGCGATTTTGGCGTCAACGGCTGATGCACCAATTCGTCCAATTCCCCAAATAGTTTGGGATTTCGAATAGCGGCATATTTCAAAATCTCAGCCATTCCCGTAATCCACTCCGATTCCTCCAGCGTCTCGAGAAAAGCGATATCTGCAAAAACAGCATCCGGCTGATAAAAACTACCAATTAAATTTTTACCTGTACTGTGATTAACCCCCGTTTTGCCACCAATCGAACTATCTACCATAGCCAGCAAGGTCGTTGGCACGTGAACCAGCGGCACACCGCGCAAAACGGTTGCGGCCACAAAACCAGCCAGATCTCCCGTTACTCCACCTCCGATGCCAATAATAGGCGTTGACCGCTCAAGACCAATTTCTAAAATCTCATTTACAAATCGATGCCACAACTTCACCGATTTCGATGTTTCTCCCTGAGGCACCGTCAAAAAATGAACCTCATCAAAAAAGTCCATTAATGTTTTAACTCGCTCTTCATGCAGCTGGTACACATTTTCGTCGATAATCACGAATGCTTTTGCTGATGGGTATCGCCCTTTGCAAAACGCCTTAAAATCTTCTCCTAAATGCTGTCCTACATAAATCTGATACTGCTGCTTCAGATCAATTCCGATATCAATAATGTTCGACATGATTTCTAATCTTATTCAACAACTGTTTTATAATCTGTTTCACCGGCTCACTGCCGTCGTTTTCAACCGTAATGACCGCCTGTTTGTATAACGGCAATCGTTCTTCATACAGCGCCGTCAAC of the Fodinibius sp. Rm-B-1B1-1 genome contains:
- the aroB gene encoding 3-dehydroquinate synthase; translated protein: MSNIIDIGIDLKQQYQIYVGQHLGEDFKAFCKGRYPSAKAFVIIDENVYQLHEERVKTLMDFFDEVHFLTVPQGETSKSVKLWHRFVNEILEIGLERSTPIIGIGGGVTGDLAGFVAATVLRGVPLVHVPTTLLAMVDSSIGGKTGVNHSTGKNLIGSFYQPDAVFADIAFLETLEESEWITGMAEILKYAAIRNPKLFGELDELVHQPLTPKSRWADVIEESARIKSDIVQEDTLEAGKRAYLNFGHTFGHALEKVSGYGAITHGEAVFVGMIAATYFSDQLDHPVDDTRFSPFLALYKKQMSPLSANAEELIEAMKSDKKVKNNIIRLVLLNDWGSPYLYSCEQRALLEESWSYTLKKFNQ
- the rnr gene encoding ribonuclease R, which encodes MKKSKKETFEDIILDILQNNPEAQLPFEVLQNILRVNGKKDNQRLKDAINSLYDRNLIIKRKGGAIQLSPNGSDNNRSDKNTVVGKIDISRRGTGYLIADGYDEDIRVPSKHLGTALQDDTVEVQLLRKKGRKSRQEGKVVNIVERGRNIFVGILKKQGKQNYVIEPDEKSAHIEFFVLPNNIGDAQPGEKVVFELVDWVHPKSLPEAKIVEVLGKEGTNDANLLSILAENQIKAGFPDEVQEFADDIDREITQQEITRRRDMRDEVVLTIDPDTAKDFDDGLSIKMLDNGNYYLGVHIADVTHYLPRNTVLDEEAINRATSVYLVDRVIPMLPEVLSNDVCSLNPKEDKLAFSCFMEIAPNGKLVDYSIEETVIHSNRRFTYEEAQEIIDGKNHKFSQQIQTAAKLAHVLLDKRFREGSINFETPEPKFVLDENGKPIDVKLKKRLFAHRLIEECMLMANRTVAKYIEDKRKESNKEKSKDLFPFLYRIHDQPDLDKLKNIEENVKPIGINFHIDSPTVSSKAINVLLEQIEDTSLEMTINDLMLRAMSKAEYSPDNIGHFGLGFKNYAHFTSPIRRYPDVLVHRLLKSYLSGKPSYTYNELKQLGSHCSERERAAIDAERDSVKLKQVEYLSEHLGEDFEGVISGVMDSGIFVDLKDIHCEGMVRVSDLDDDYYEYDEQRHCLVGKNHGKKYQLGKEIRVKVVNTDLKARQIDLKLVDDGS